From the Accumulibacter sp. genome, one window contains:
- a CDS encoding ATP-binding cassette domain-containing protein has translation MPYIILTDASLAFGHVPLLDHADFQLDAGERVALIGRNGTGKSSLLAALAGCGGLDEGKLWLQPGLRIGYVPQEPPFAAGQTVFEAVVAGMGEVSRLLGEYHSVSHALAEAGADADELLERMHTLQTELEARQAWSFEAQAERVIQRFSLDAERLVGTLSGGQKKRLALAQALAVSPDLLLLDEPTNHLDVAAIEWLEEMLLHSTMTLVLITHDRRFLERVATRIVELDRGSLLSCPGSFAEYQVRKEAMLHDEALANARFDKFLAQEEVWIRQGIKARRTRNEGRVLRLERLRRERQARRERQGKVELTLDAGDRSGKLVAALEGVGKRFGEKCVVRDFSCRVQRGDKIGIIGPNGVGKTTLLRLILGELAPDAGRVILGTKVQVAYFDQFRSQLDEQATLIDIISPGSDFVEIGNQKKHVISYLGDFLFAPQRARSLVSSLSGGERNRLLLARLFARPANVLVLDEPTNDLDIETLELLEELLLDYPGTLFLVSHDRAFLDNVVTQTIAAEGDGIWREYAGGYQDWADHQAARQRDDVPATAGLRSRDTLAPASRTGDGSRKAVTRSAASGRLTWKEAQELAALPDRIAGLEAEQKRIGERLADPALYQSPPQEAQSLAARLHAIDEELLALLERWETLEG, from the coding sequence ATGCCGTACATCATTCTCACCGACGCTTCGCTCGCCTTTGGCCACGTGCCGCTGCTCGACCATGCCGACTTCCAGCTCGACGCGGGCGAAAGGGTGGCGTTGATCGGCCGCAACGGCACCGGCAAGTCGTCGCTGCTCGCGGCCCTCGCCGGTTGCGGTGGGCTCGACGAAGGGAAGCTTTGGCTGCAGCCGGGGCTGCGCATCGGCTACGTGCCACAGGAACCGCCGTTTGCCGCCGGGCAGACCGTCTTCGAGGCGGTGGTCGCGGGCATGGGCGAGGTTTCGCGCCTGCTCGGTGAGTACCACTCGGTGTCGCATGCGCTCGCCGAGGCAGGCGCCGACGCGGACGAACTGCTGGAGCGGATGCACACGCTGCAGACGGAACTGGAGGCGCGCCAGGCATGGTCCTTCGAGGCACAGGCCGAGCGGGTCATCCAGCGCTTCTCGCTCGACGCCGAGCGCCTCGTCGGTACGCTCTCCGGCGGCCAGAAGAAGCGCCTGGCGCTGGCGCAGGCACTCGCCGTGTCGCCCGACCTGCTGTTGCTCGACGAGCCGACGAATCACCTCGACGTGGCGGCGATCGAATGGCTGGAGGAGATGCTGCTGCACTCGACGATGACGCTGGTGTTGATCACCCATGACCGCCGTTTCCTCGAGCGGGTCGCGACACGCATCGTCGAACTCGATCGTGGCAGCCTGCTCTCCTGCCCCGGCAGCTTCGCCGAGTACCAGGTGCGCAAGGAGGCGATGCTGCACGACGAGGCGCTGGCGAATGCGCGTTTCGACAAGTTCCTGGCGCAGGAGGAAGTGTGGATCCGGCAGGGAATCAAGGCGCGGCGGACCCGCAACGAAGGGCGGGTCCTGCGCCTCGAGCGCCTGCGACGCGAGCGGCAGGCGCGCCGCGAGCGGCAGGGGAAGGTCGAGCTGACGCTCGATGCCGGGGACCGCAGCGGCAAACTGGTGGCAGCGCTCGAAGGGGTCGGCAAGCGCTTTGGCGAGAAGTGCGTCGTGCGGGACTTCTCGTGTCGTGTGCAGCGCGGCGACAAGATCGGCATCATCGGCCCGAATGGCGTCGGCAAGACGACCCTGCTGCGGCTGATCCTCGGCGAGCTGGCGCCCGACGCGGGCCGGGTGATCCTGGGCACGAAGGTACAGGTGGCGTACTTCGACCAGTTCCGCAGCCAACTCGACGAACAGGCGACATTGATCGACATCATCTCGCCCGGGTCGGACTTCGTCGAGATCGGCAACCAGAAGAAGCACGTCATCAGCTACCTCGGCGATTTTCTGTTTGCGCCGCAGCGGGCGCGTTCGCTGGTCAGCTCGCTGTCCGGTGGCGAGCGCAACCGCCTGCTGTTGGCGCGCCTCTTCGCGCGACCGGCGAACGTCCTCGTCCTCGACGAGCCGACCAACGACCTCGACATCGAGACACTCGAGCTGCTCGAGGAGTTGTTGCTGGATTACCCCGGCACGCTGTTCCTCGTCAGCCACGATCGAGCGTTCCTCGACAATGTCGTGACGCAGACGATTGCCGCCGAAGGCGACGGAATCTGGCGCGAGTACGCTGGCGGATACCAGGATTGGGCCGATCATCAGGCGGCTCGGCAGCGCGATGATGTACCGGCGACGGCCGGACTGCGGTCGCGCGACACCCTGGCGCCGGCGAGCCGCACCGGCGACGGCTCGAGGAAGGCGGTGACGAGGAGCGCGGCGAGTGGCCGGCTGACCTGGAAGGAGGCGCAGGAGCTCGCCGCCTTGCCCGACCGCATCGCCGGTCTCGAGGCGGAACAGAAGCGGATCGGCGAGCGTCTCGCCGACCCCGCGCTGTACCAGTCGCCGCCCCAGGAGGCGCAGAGCCTGGCGGCGCGGCTGCATGCGATCGACGAGGAGTTGCTGGCTCTGCTTGAGCGCTGGGAGACTCTCGAGGGCTGA
- a CDS encoding benzoate/H(+) symporter BenE family transporter, with translation MRLLKDCSLAALTAGFVAVLVGFTSSAVIVFQAARTLQASPAEIASWMLALGLGMGLTSIGLSLRFRVPVLTAWSTPGAAMLITGAAGVSLPEATGAFLVSAALITACGFSGWFERMIARMPLSIASGMLAGVLLRFGLDAFGAMANQFALVFPMFCTYLLGRRLLPRYAIVVTLLLGIGIAGVQDQLRLDGLQLELAAPVFIAPRLSWTALVGVALPLFVVTMASQNVPGVAVIRASGYRVPISPLIGWTGAANLLLAPFGGFALNLAAITAAICMGREAHEDPGRRYVAAIAAGAFYVLIGLFGATVGALFLALPRELVLAIAGFALLGTIGSGLASALVQESEREPALLTFLVTASGVSLASIGSAFWGLLAGLAALFVLRVTPAQLRRLRPWTGKSTVTGGAARPAGAPGKTTD, from the coding sequence GTGCGCCTGCTGAAGGACTGTTCCCTGGCGGCCCTGACCGCCGGCTTCGTCGCGGTCCTGGTCGGCTTCACCAGTTCGGCGGTGATCGTCTTCCAGGCGGCACGGACGCTGCAGGCGAGCCCGGCGGAAATCGCCTCATGGATGCTGGCGCTGGGTCTGGGAATGGGGCTGACCAGCATCGGCCTCTCGCTGCGCTTCCGCGTGCCGGTGCTGACCGCCTGGTCCACTCCCGGTGCGGCGATGCTGATCACCGGCGCGGCCGGCGTTTCGCTGCCCGAGGCGACCGGCGCCTTTCTCGTCTCCGCGGCGCTGATCACCGCCTGCGGCTTCTCCGGCTGGTTCGAAAGAATGATCGCCCGCATGCCGCTCTCGATCGCTTCCGGCATGCTCGCCGGCGTCCTGCTGCGTTTCGGACTCGACGCCTTCGGCGCGATGGCGAACCAGTTCGCGCTGGTCTTCCCGATGTTCTGCACCTATCTCTTGGGCCGCCGCTTGCTGCCGCGCTACGCGATCGTCGTCACCCTGCTGCTCGGCATCGGCATTGCCGGCGTGCAGGACCAGTTGCGCCTCGACGGTCTGCAGCTCGAACTGGCGGCACCGGTGTTCATCGCGCCGCGCCTTTCGTGGACGGCACTGGTCGGCGTCGCCCTGCCGCTGTTCGTCGTCACCATGGCGTCGCAGAACGTTCCTGGCGTCGCGGTGATCCGCGCCTCGGGCTATCGCGTGCCGATCTCGCCGCTGATCGGCTGGACCGGCGCCGCCAACCTGCTGCTCGCCCCCTTCGGCGGCTTCGCGCTCAATCTCGCCGCGATCACGGCCGCCATCTGCATGGGCCGCGAGGCGCACGAGGATCCCGGGCGGCGCTACGTCGCCGCGATCGCCGCCGGCGCCTTCTACGTCCTCATCGGACTCTTCGGCGCCACCGTCGGTGCGCTCTTTCTCGCCTTGCCACGGGAACTCGTCCTCGCCATCGCCGGCTTCGCGCTGCTCGGCACGATCGGCAGCGGGCTGGCCAGCGCGCTCGTCCAGGAAAGCGAGCGCGAGCCGGCGCTGCTGACCTTTCTCGTCACCGCCTCCGGGGTCTCGCTGGCCAGCATCGGCTCCGCCTTCTGGGGACTCCTCGCCGGGCTGGCAGCGCTCTTCGTGCTGCGCGTCACGCCAGCACAACTGCGCCGCCTGCGCCCGTGGACGGGCAAGTCCACCGTCACTGGCGGCGCTGCGCGGCCGGCCGGCGCGCCGGGCAAGACGACCGACTGA
- a CDS encoding glycogen/starch/alpha-glucan phosphorylase, translating to MNDKTKAGGGCSDELNPGFLTGREDRRTGLGVDALKRALLDKLVYVQARFPQVATRHDCFVALAQAVRDRLLQRWVQTARTYRDRGSRTVCYMSAEFLIGPQLGNNLINLGIYDTARQAMKELGLDLELLLDQEQEPGLGNGGLGRLAACYLDSLATLEIPAIGYGIRYEFGIFTQAIRDGWQVELTDKWLRAGSPWLIHRPNIAFEIKLGGHTEHQYEAIGNRRLRVQWVPGKLVRGTAWDMPVLGYGVNTPNRLRLWSAEAPESFDFAAFNAGNYFQAVDAQICSETITKVLYPNDETEAGQQLRLEQQYFFVSCSLQDMIRLQLQREQNLDHFDEKFVVQLNDTHPSIAVAELMRLLVDEYGMEWDQAWSITRRTFAYTNHTLLPEALEKWRLDLFRRVLPRHYEIICEINERFLDEVRIHFPFDHDRLRRMSLIDEDGARYVRMAHLAVVGSFAVNGVAALHSELLKSDVLRDFHEMWPEKFSNKTNGVTPRRFVVLANPAMSGLIDEAIGKGWVTDMTRLRELERHAGDAAFRAEWRRIKASNKLRLMREIGRSTVADIDPETMFDVQVKRIHEYKRQHLNLLHVVSLYKRLKDDPNLAVAPRTVIFGGKAAPGYAMAKLMIRLITAVADLIGRDPAMRGKLQVVFYPNYNVKNAHAIFPATDLSEQISLAGKEASGTGNMKFQMNGALTIGTLDGANVEIREQVGEENFFLFGMDVPQVKELRRTGYRPRAWYEANPHLREVIDLIAGGFFTRGDRDIFRPLVENLLNHDEYMLLADFQSYIDCQERVSASYLDSERWTRMSILNVARSGFFSSDRAIQEYCEQIWKVQPVRIELRDLTGEDLVFRRAIAQAD from the coding sequence ATGAACGACAAGACCAAGGCCGGAGGCGGGTGTTCTGACGAGCTGAATCCCGGGTTTCTGACAGGACGCGAGGACCGGCGTACCGGGCTCGGCGTCGACGCGCTGAAGCGCGCGCTGCTGGACAAGCTGGTGTACGTACAGGCGCGCTTTCCACAGGTCGCGACGCGCCACGACTGTTTCGTCGCGCTGGCCCAGGCGGTGCGCGACCGCCTGCTGCAACGCTGGGTGCAGACGGCGCGTACCTATCGCGATCGTGGCAGTCGTACCGTCTGCTACATGTCCGCCGAGTTCCTGATCGGCCCGCAACTCGGCAACAACCTGATCAATCTGGGAATCTACGACACCGCACGGCAGGCGATGAAGGAACTCGGGCTCGACTTGGAACTCCTCCTGGATCAGGAGCAGGAACCAGGTCTGGGCAATGGCGGCCTCGGACGCCTGGCGGCGTGCTACCTCGATTCGCTGGCGACGCTCGAGATCCCGGCAATCGGCTATGGCATCCGTTACGAGTTCGGCATCTTCACGCAGGCGATCCGCGATGGCTGGCAGGTCGAGCTGACCGACAAGTGGCTGCGTGCGGGCAGCCCGTGGCTGATCCACCGCCCGAACATCGCGTTCGAGATCAAGCTCGGTGGGCACACCGAGCACCAGTACGAGGCGATCGGCAATCGTCGCCTGCGGGTGCAGTGGGTGCCCGGAAAGCTCGTCCGCGGCACGGCCTGGGACATGCCGGTTCTCGGCTACGGGGTGAATACGCCCAACCGTCTCCGGCTGTGGAGCGCCGAGGCGCCGGAATCCTTCGATTTCGCCGCCTTCAATGCCGGCAACTACTTTCAGGCGGTCGACGCACAGATCTGCTCGGAGACGATCACCAAGGTGCTCTATCCGAATGACGAGACCGAGGCCGGTCAGCAACTCCGCCTCGAGCAGCAATACTTCTTCGTCTCGTGTTCGCTGCAGGACATGATCCGCCTGCAACTGCAGCGGGAACAGAACCTCGACCACTTCGACGAGAAGTTCGTCGTCCAGTTGAACGATACCCACCCGTCGATCGCCGTTGCCGAACTGATGCGGCTGCTGGTGGACGAGTACGGCATGGAGTGGGACCAGGCGTGGTCGATCACCCGCCGGACCTTTGCCTACACCAATCACACGCTGTTGCCCGAGGCGCTCGAGAAGTGGCGGCTCGATCTCTTCAGGCGCGTTCTGCCGCGACACTACGAGATCATCTGCGAGATCAACGAGCGTTTCCTCGACGAGGTGCGCATCCATTTCCCGTTCGACCACGACCGCCTGCGCCGGATGTCGCTGATCGACGAGGACGGTGCACGCTACGTGCGCATGGCGCACCTGGCGGTGGTCGGCAGCTTCGCCGTGAATGGCGTCGCCGCTCTGCATTCGGAGTTGCTCAAGTCCGACGTGCTGCGCGATTTCCACGAGATGTGGCCCGAGAAGTTCAGCAACAAGACCAACGGCGTCACACCGCGCCGCTTTGTCGTGCTCGCCAATCCGGCGATGTCCGGGTTGATCGACGAGGCGATCGGCAAGGGCTGGGTGACCGACATGACGCGCCTGCGCGAGCTGGAGCGGCACGCCGGGGACGCCGCGTTCCGCGCCGAGTGGCGGCGCATCAAGGCGTCGAACAAGCTGCGTCTGATGCGCGAGATCGGGCGCAGCACGGTCGCCGACATCGATCCCGAGACGATGTTCGACGTGCAGGTGAAGCGAATCCACGAGTACAAGCGGCAACATCTCAACCTGCTGCACGTCGTCTCGCTGTACAAGCGGCTGAAGGACGATCCGAACCTCGCGGTGGCGCCGCGAACCGTCATTTTCGGCGGCAAGGCGGCGCCTGGTTATGCCATGGCCAAGCTGATGATCCGGTTGATCACCGCGGTCGCCGATCTGATCGGGCGCGATCCGGCGATGCGCGGCAAGCTGCAGGTCGTCTTCTACCCCAACTACAACGTCAAGAACGCGCATGCGATCTTTCCCGCTACCGACCTGTCGGAACAGATCTCGCTCGCCGGCAAGGAGGCTTCCGGCACCGGCAACATGAAGTTCCAGATGAACGGCGCGCTGACCATCGGCACACTCGACGGAGCCAACGTCGAGATCCGGGAACAGGTCGGCGAGGAGAACTTCTTCCTCTTCGGCATGGATGTTCCCCAGGTCAAGGAACTGCGCCGGACCGGCTATCGGCCGCGCGCTTGGTATGAGGCGAATCCGCATCTGCGGGAAGTGATCGACCTGATTGCCGGAGGCTTCTTCACGCGTGGCGACCGCGACATCTTCAGGCCGCTGGTCGAAAACCTGCTGAACCACGACGAGTACATGCTGCTGGCCGATTTCCAGTCGTACATCGACTGTCAGGAGCGGGTGTCGGCGAGCTACCTCGACTCCGAGCGATGGACGCGGATGTCGATCCTCAACGTTGCCCGATCGGGTTTCTTCTCCTCCGATCGCGCGATCCAGGAGTACTGCGAGCAGATCTGGAAGGTGCAGCCGGTACGCATCGAACTGCGCGATCTGACCGGGGAGGACCTCGTGTTCAGGCGCGCGATCGCACAGGCCGACTGA
- a CDS encoding alpha-1,4-glucan--maltose-1-phosphate maltosyltransferase: MMVPENYPRVIIEAVEPQVQGGRFPIKRVIGEKVAVSADIYKEGHDKLAAMLKVRRVGEKRWHESPMAQGDNDRWYGDFTVGAIGCWEYTIEAYAERYLSWVDEIGKKNVPGANLNSELLEGLQIIRTSATLAPAATRTRINGLLTAMESALAVGEQQGAIDLGIGAVMRSLMASCPDRSEGYELDPPLKIMVNRPVTRFAAWYEFFPRSQGSMPYRHGTLQDSIRRLREIKAMGFDVVYLPPIHPIGHSFRKGKNNSLVAVPGDVGSPWAIGNENGGHMALEPQLGTWADWDQFVATCRELGIEIALDYVMNCSPDHPYVAEHPDWFFHRPDGSIKYAENPPKKYQDVYPLNFSTTDRAGLWQEMLKIFLFWVDKGVTTFRVDNPHTKPVPFWEWVIAEVHRKHPEVIFLAEAFTKPKMMRLLAKVGFAQSYTYFTWRNHKHDLTEYVSELTCGEMKEYFTGNFFANTPDILPPILQFGGRPAFIMRVVLAATLSSVYGIYSGYELCENEAIPGKEEYLDSEKYEIRVRDWKAPGNIIDIITRLNRIRRDSPALQSYNNVLFLGADNPQILAYAKMTDDRSDIIICVVNLDPFHKHGSVLHIPLATFGIEAGEQYQAHDLLSDERYRWSGPTAYVELAPDTKMAHVIKIRRW; this comes from the coding sequence ATGATGGTTCCCGAGAACTACCCCCGCGTGATCATCGAGGCGGTCGAGCCGCAAGTCCAGGGCGGCCGCTTCCCCATCAAGCGCGTCATCGGCGAGAAGGTCGCCGTCAGCGCGGACATCTACAAGGAGGGCCACGACAAGCTGGCGGCGATGCTCAAGGTACGCCGGGTCGGTGAGAAGCGCTGGCATGAGAGCCCGATGGCCCAGGGCGACAACGACCGCTGGTATGGCGATTTCACCGTCGGCGCGATCGGCTGTTGGGAGTACACCATCGAGGCCTACGCCGAGCGCTACCTGTCCTGGGTCGACGAGATCGGCAAGAAGAACGTCCCTGGCGCCAACCTGAACAGCGAGCTCCTCGAAGGACTGCAGATCATCAGAACCTCAGCCACGCTTGCGCCGGCCGCCACACGGACCCGCATCAATGGCCTGCTGACGGCGATGGAGAGTGCGCTCGCCGTCGGCGAGCAGCAGGGCGCGATCGACCTCGGCATCGGTGCCGTCATGCGCAGCCTGATGGCGAGCTGCCCCGACCGCAGCGAGGGCTACGAGCTCGATCCGCCGCTGAAGATCATGGTCAATCGCCCGGTTACCCGCTTCGCCGCCTGGTACGAGTTCTTCCCCCGCTCGCAGGGCAGCATGCCCTACCGTCATGGCACGCTGCAGGACAGCATTCGTCGCCTGCGCGAGATCAAGGCGATGGGCTTCGATGTCGTCTATCTGCCACCGATCCACCCGATCGGACACAGCTTCCGCAAGGGCAAGAACAACAGCCTGGTCGCGGTTCCGGGAGACGTCGGCAGCCCGTGGGCGATCGGCAACGAAAACGGCGGCCACATGGCGCTCGAGCCGCAGCTCGGTACCTGGGCTGATTGGGACCAGTTCGTCGCCACCTGCCGCGAACTCGGAATCGAGATCGCCCTCGACTACGTCATGAACTGCTCACCCGACCATCCGTACGTCGCCGAGCACCCGGATTGGTTTTTCCATCGGCCCGACGGCTCGATCAAGTATGCCGAGAACCCGCCGAAGAAGTACCAGGACGTCTACCCGCTCAACTTCAGCACCACGGACCGTGCCGGACTGTGGCAGGAAATGCTGAAGATCTTCCTCTTCTGGGTCGACAAGGGCGTCACCACATTCCGCGTCGACAACCCGCACACCAAGCCCGTGCCGTTCTGGGAGTGGGTGATCGCCGAGGTGCACCGCAAACATCCGGAGGTCATCTTCCTCGCTGAAGCCTTCACCAAGCCGAAGATGATGCGCCTGCTGGCGAAAGTGGGTTTCGCCCAGTCCTACACCTACTTCACCTGGCGCAACCACAAGCATGACCTGACCGAGTACGTCAGCGAGCTGACCTGCGGTGAGATGAAGGAGTACTTCACCGGCAACTTCTTCGCCAACACGCCGGACATCCTGCCGCCGATCCTGCAATTCGGCGGTCGCCCGGCGTTCATCATGCGCGTCGTGCTGGCAGCAACGCTGTCGAGCGTCTATGGCATCTACAGCGGCTACGAGCTGTGCGAGAACGAAGCCATTCCGGGCAAGGAGGAGTACCTCGACTCGGAGAAATACGAGATCCGCGTGCGTGACTGGAAGGCGCCGGGCAACATCATCGACATCATCACGCGCCTCAACCGGATCCGCCGCGACTCACCGGCGCTGCAGAGCTACAACAACGTTCTCTTCCTGGGTGCCGACAACCCGCAGATCCTCGCTTACGCCAAGATGACCGACGATCGCTCGGACATCATCATCTGCGTCGTCAACCTCGACCCCTTCCACAAGCACGGCTCGGTGCTGCACATTCCGCTCGCCACATTCGGCATCGAGGCCGGCGAGCAGTACCAGGCGCATGACCTGCTGTCCGACGAGCGTTATCGGTGGAGCGGCCCGACCGCCTATGTCGAGCTGGCGCCGGATACCAAGATGGCGCACGTGATCAAGATCCGCCGCTGGTAG
- the glgA gene encoding glycogen synthase, producing MKVLLLTREYPPYVYGGAGVHVEYLSGELARLMHVEVRSFGDQDTVVDGVRVKGFPFGKGSFAHVDKKLSGALDTFEANLETLSEQVDADIVHVHTWYAHLGGILAKTLYGIPLVHTVHSLEPLRPWKREQLGCGYDMSSWIEKTSLEMADAVIAVSEGTRQDILEHFDIDPAKISVIYNGINVDQYHPTDETTALEKYGVDPGKPIVLFVGRITRQKGIVHLVNAIHHINRDAQIVLCAGAADTKEVLHEMEMAIKRVRQEGFTNVVWIQEMVSKEEAIQLYSHATVFCCPSIYEPFGIINLEAMACRTAVVASAVGGIKEVVIDGVTGFLVPLEQLHVAPFEPVNPDLFSRDLAAAINKVLDDPELAESMAAAGQRRAREVFSWTSIAQQTKRLYDSLLK from the coding sequence ATGAAAGTACTGCTATTGACGCGAGAGTACCCTCCGTACGTTTACGGCGGAGCCGGTGTTCACGTCGAGTATCTGTCTGGCGAACTGGCCAGACTGATGCATGTCGAAGTCCGCTCCTTTGGCGACCAGGACACTGTGGTCGACGGCGTGCGCGTCAAGGGCTTTCCTTTCGGCAAGGGCAGCTTTGCCCACGTCGACAAGAAGCTCAGCGGTGCGCTCGACACTTTCGAGGCGAATCTCGAGACCCTCAGCGAGCAGGTCGATGCCGACATTGTGCACGTGCACACGTGGTACGCACACCTCGGCGGAATTCTCGCCAAGACCCTCTATGGCATCCCGCTGGTGCACACGGTGCATTCGCTTGAGCCGCTGCGGCCGTGGAAACGGGAACAGCTCGGCTGCGGTTACGACATGTCGTCATGGATCGAGAAGACCTCCCTCGAGATGGCGGACGCCGTGATCGCCGTCTCCGAGGGAACGAGGCAGGACATCCTCGAGCATTTCGACATCGATCCGGCAAAGATCTCGGTAATCTACAACGGCATCAACGTCGACCAGTACCACCCGACCGACGAGACGACGGCGCTCGAGAAGTATGGTGTCGACCCCGGCAAGCCGATCGTCCTCTTCGTCGGCCGCATCACCCGCCAGAAGGGGATCGTCCATCTGGTCAATGCGATCCACCACATCAACCGCGATGCGCAGATCGTCCTCTGTGCCGGTGCCGCCGACACCAAGGAGGTGCTGCACGAGATGGAGATGGCGATCAAGCGTGTTCGCCAGGAGGGTTTCACCAACGTCGTCTGGATTCAGGAAATGGTCAGCAAGGAAGAGGCGATCCAGCTTTACTCGCACGCCACCGTCTTCTGCTGCCCGTCGATCTACGAGCCGTTCGGGATCATCAACCTCGAGGCGATGGCCTGCCGCACGGCGGTTGTCGCAAGCGCCGTCGGCGGCATCAAGGAAGTCGTCATCGACGGGGTCACCGGTTTCCTCGTGCCACTCGAGCAGCTGCACGTGGCACCGTTCGAGCCGGTCAATCCGGACCTCTTTTCCCGCGACCTCGCGGCCGCGATCAACAAGGTCCTCGACGACCCGGAACTCGCCGAGTCGATGGCTGCGGCGGGCCAGAGGCGCGCGCGTGAGGTCTTCAGCTGGACGAGCATCGCGCAGCAGACGAAGCGGCTCTACGATTCGCTGCTGAAATGA
- the tsaB gene encoding tRNA (adenosine(37)-N6)-threonylcarbamoyltransferase complex dimerization subunit type 1 TsaB produces the protein MNLLAIETSTESGSVALWSNGTLLRRSCPAGPAHSQTLLPLLGSALQEAGLACSDLHGIAFAAGPGSFTGLRVACGVAQGLAVAHALPVIAVGTLEAMALASGGERVIVLLDARMGEVYHGRFVAGDETLTTAVCHPGELPLPDTGGWLACGNGLVAHPVLRQRLSARVCDWLPELLPDAGAVARLAAPRLARGEGVDAAAVAPRYVRNKVALTVAERLASGGRA, from the coding sequence ATGAATCTGCTGGCCATCGAGACGTCCACCGAGTCGGGCTCCGTCGCCCTCTGGTCCAACGGCACTCTGCTGCGACGCAGTTGCCCGGCTGGTCCGGCGCATTCGCAGACTCTGCTGCCATTGCTCGGCAGCGCCTTGCAGGAAGCCGGGCTCGCTTGCAGCGACCTGCACGGGATCGCCTTCGCCGCGGGTCCGGGTTCGTTCACTGGCCTGCGCGTCGCCTGTGGTGTCGCGCAGGGACTGGCTGTGGCGCACGCCCTGCCGGTGATTGCCGTCGGAACGCTCGAGGCGATGGCATTGGCGAGCGGTGGCGAGCGCGTGATCGTTCTCCTCGACGCGCGCATGGGCGAGGTATACCATGGCCGTTTCGTCGCCGGCGACGAAACCCTGACGACCGCTGTCTGCCACCCCGGCGAGTTGCCGCTTCCCGATACGGGTGGCTGGCTCGCCTGCGGCAACGGCCTCGTCGCCCATCCGGTGTTGCGACAGCGGCTGTCGGCGCGCGTGTGCGACTGGTTGCCCGAACTGCTTCCGGATGCCGGAGCGGTCGCCCGCCTGGCGGCGCCGCGACTGGCGCGGGGCGAGGGGGTGGATGCGGCAGCGGTCGCGCCTCGCTATGTGCGCAACAAGGTCGCGCTGACGGTCGCTGAACGTCTGGCAAGCGGGGGCAGGGCTTGA
- the rimI gene encoding ribosomal protein S18-alanine N-acetyltransferase: protein MLVPRVEMFPLGHHDVDEMLAIEEGVFPYPWTRGNFVDSIDSGYSAWGCRVAGELVGYFVLMIAVDEAHLLNIGVLAKRQRMGFGTRLLQCAMSAARQAGASGLLLEVRPSNESALALYRQFGFRQIGLRRDYYPLADGREDALVLRCGLDRIRA, encoded by the coding sequence GTGCTCGTGCCGCGCGTCGAGATGTTCCCTCTCGGTCATCACGATGTCGACGAGATGCTCGCGATCGAGGAGGGCGTCTTTCCCTATCCTTGGACGCGTGGCAACTTCGTCGATTCGATCGACAGTGGCTACAGCGCCTGGGGCTGCCGTGTAGCTGGCGAGCTGGTCGGCTACTTCGTGTTGATGATCGCCGTGGACGAGGCGCACCTGCTCAACATCGGCGTGCTCGCGAAGCGACAGCGGATGGGTTTTGGCACGCGGCTGCTGCAGTGCGCGATGAGTGCCGCGCGGCAGGCCGGCGCGAGCGGCCTGCTGCTCGAGGTGCGGCCGTCGAATGAAAGTGCGCTGGCGCTGTACCGGCAGTTCGGCTTTCGGCAGATCGGCTTGCGACGCGACTACTACCCGCTGGCCGATGGACGCGAGGATGCGTTGGTGTTGCGGTGCGGGCTGGACCGGATTCGCGCGTGA